Within the Streptomyces sp. YIM 121038 genome, the region AGGCGCCCCACACCGCGACGACCGCGAGGAGCAGCAGGAGCGGCGCGACGAGGCTGCGCAACAGCGCGACCAGGATGAGGAGCACGGCGGCGAGGACGATCGGCACGACGACCAGGCGGTCGCGGGCGTTGGTGTCCTTCAGGTCGAGCTGTTCGGCGCTCGGCCCGCCGACGTACGCCCCTCGCGGGTCGAGCTCGTCGCGCAGGGCCTCGATGGTCGCGGTCTCGGCGGCGGTCTGCGGCGGGGCCTTCGCGACCACGGACAGCTCGGTCCACTTCGCGGCGGTGCGGCCGCGCGTGACGCTGTCGACTCCGGCCACGGACCGGGCCCGGCCGAGGAGTTCACCGGCCTCGGCGGTCGGCACGATGACGTTGATGGGCTGGGTGCCGCGTTCCGGATAGGCGGCGGCGAGGGTCTCCATGGCGGCGATGGAGTCGGGCTTGCTGGTGAAGGAGTCCTCCTGCTTGAGGTTGCCGGGCAGGTTGAAGGCGCCGAGGGCGAGCGCGCCGAGCAGCACGGCCCCGGAGGCGAGGACGACCAGCGGCCTGCGCCCGGCGGAGGAGCCCATGGAGGCGAACAGCGAGCGGCGCTTCCCCGGCTCGCTGCCGAAGGCGGGCACCAGCGGCCAGAACACCCGCCGCCCGAGCACCACGAGCAGCGCGGGCAGCAGCGTCAGCATCGCCACGAGCGCGCACAGCACGCCCACCGCGCCCAGCGGGCCCATGCCCCGGCTGGAGTTGAGGTCGGCGGCGAGCAGACAGAGCAGGCCGACGGCGACGGTGCCGGAGGAGGCGAGCACGGCGGGGCCGCAGCCGCGCAGGGCGGCGGCCATGGCGTCGTACGGCCGCTGGACGCGGCGCAGCTCCTCGCGGTAGCGGGAGACGATGAGCAGGGCGTAGTCGGTGCCCGCGCCGAAGACGAGGATCGTCATGATGCCCGAGCTCTGGCCGCTGACGCTGGTGCCGAAGGCCTGGTTGAGGCCGTAGGCGACGCCCATGGAGAGGACGTTGGCGACGCCCGCGACGACGAGCGGCACGAGCCACAGGAACGGGCTGCGGTAGATGAGCACGAGCAGGACCGCGACCACGGCGACGGTCGTGTAGAGCAGCGGCCCGTCGAGCGACTGGTAGACCTCGCCGGCGTCGGTGGCGAGCGCGCCGGACCCGCCGACGTCGACGCTCAGGCCGCCGCCGCCCTTGACGACGTCCCGTACGTCGTTGACGAAGGCGTCGCGCTTCTCCTCGTCCGTGCCGGGTGCGGTGCTCGCGACCGGGTACATCAGGGTCGCCCCGTCCTTCGACGCCACCCCCGTGGGCGTCGCGACGAGGTCGAGCTCCCGGTCGACCTCCTTGACCTGGCGGTCCGCGAGCGCGCGGTCGGCGGGCTCCAGGCCGCCGTCGCGGTGGTAGACGAGCACCAGCTCGGTGCTCTCGCCGCCGGGCAGCCGCTCCTGGATCCTGGCGACCTGGGTGGAGTCGGCGCTCGACGGCAGATAGTCCACGGCCCGGTCGTGCTGGACGTCGCCGAGCTTCCCGGCGAACGGCCCCGCGAGCGCCATGACGGCGACCCAGATGCCGAGCAGCACCCAGGGCACCGCACGTGTTCGCCGGCGCTTGGTGGTTGTCGCGGCCCCCATCGGTGGGCCTCCCTCCCGTGACGGTGTCTGACGGCTTCCAGAGTTCCGTCACGGGAGGGTCGACGCGTCGGACGCGGGGGCGAGGTGGGCGTTACGCCCACGGGTGGCACGGGCCGGGGACTACTCCCCGGGGAGTATCCGCGGGGAGTACGGGGGTGCCGTACGGGCACCCCCGTACGGCACCGGGTGCGCGGTCGCGGTCAGGACGGGGTGCGCTGGGCGGCCGCCATCAGCCGGGCCACGTCGTCCGTGCCGATGGTGAGCGCGCAGCCCGCCGTGGCGAGCACGTCGCGCTCCGCGGGCGTGTACGGCCCGTCGGCGAGCGCGATGCGGGCGCCCTTGAGCAGCAGCGCCTCGCGGCCCGCGGGGGCCAGGTGCGGGGCGAGGGGGCCGAGCGCCTCGTGGAGCTCGATGGCGAGGCCGGGCGCGCAGTCGGGGGCGCCGGGGCGGCCGGTGTCGGCGGCGAGGGCGTTGACGAGGGCGACGACGCGCTCCTCGGTGCAGTCGTCGAACCCGGCGCCGCGCAGGGTGGCGACGGCCGCGTCCAGCGTGCCGCGGGAGGCCGCGCCGCCGGTGGTGAGCACGGCGATGACGACGGTGTGCACGGCCTCGCGGAGCATGGCGGCGAGCCGGATGGTGGTGGGGTGGTCGAGCGCGTCGAGCCCGAAGTGGTCCTGGCAGGCGGCGCATTCGACGACGGGCCCGGTCCGGCCGCGGGACAGCAGCGGCACGCCGAGCAGGACGAACCTGCGGTGTCCGCTGCGCCGCTGGTAGTTGCGGTCGCCGCCGCAGCCGGGGCAGAAGAACTCGCCGTCGCAGACGGTGGTCCAGGCGGTGCGGGTGCCGATCAGGCGGCGCACCCGGGCCAGGCCCGCGAGGCGGCCGTGGCGTCGGCCGCGGTCCGGCGGGGCGCCCGGGGCGCGGGAGTCGGGGACGTTCCGGCCGTCTCGTTCCCGGTCTGGCAGCACCACGCACCTCCACGACTCCGCGGCCGCCCTGCCGCGTTGGCGTGATGTTAGCCACATCGATGATGCCGCGTCAGTACCCCGGACGGGAGATGGCCGGTAGCAGGTCCGTGACCAGGCGCCCCGCGCGCCGTGGCCCCGCCCGCCGAGGGGGCGGGCGGGGCCACGAAAACACCGGTCGAACTGGGGGTCGAACAGCCTCAGCGGGCCGCGCGGTTGACGGCCGAGACGACCGCCTTCAGCGAGGCGCGTGTCGTATTCGCGTCGATGCCCACGCCCCACAGGACCTTGTCGCCGACGACGCACTCGATGTACGACGCCGCCTGCGCGGAGGCCTCGGCGCTCATCGTGTGCTCCTGGTAGTCCAGCAGCCGGGCGTCGATGCCGATGGACTGCAGGGCCGCGAAGAACGCGGAGATCGGGCCGTTGCCGGTGCCGGTGAGGACCGTGGAGTCGCCGTCCACGATCGCCCCGACGGTCAGGGTGTCGGCGCCGTCCTCGCCCATGGTGGTCTGGCTGGCGCGCAGCTGGATGCGGCCCCAGGGGTTCTCCGCGTTGGGCAGGTACTCGTCCTGGAAGACGCTCCAGATGGCGTCGGGCGAGACCTCGCCGCCCTCGGCGTCGGTCTTCGCCTGGATGATCTTCGAGAACTCGATCTGCATCCGGCGCGGCAGGTCCAGCTTGTGGTCGTTCTTCAGGACGTAGGCGATGCCGCCCTTGCCGGACTGCGAGTTGACGCGGATCACGGCCTCGTACGAGCGGCCGACGTCCTTGGGGTCGATGGGCAGGTACGGCACGGCCCACTCGATGTCGTCGACCGTCTTGCCTGCGGCGGCCGCGCGGGCCTCCATGGCGTCGAAGCCCTTCTTGATGGCGTCCTGGTGGGAGCCGGAGAAGGCGGTGTAGACGAGGTCGCCCGCGTACGGGTGGCGGGGGTGGACCTCCATCTGCGTGCAGTACTCGTACACCCGGCGGATCTCGTCGATGTCCGAGAAGTCGATCTGCGGGTCGATGCCCTGGCTGAACAGGTTCATGCCCAGGGCGACCAGGTCCACGTTGCCGGTGCGCTCGCCCTGGCCGAACAGGCAGCCCTCGACGCGGTCGCCGCCGGCCATCACGGCCAGCTCGGCGGCGGCGATGGCGGTGCCGCGGTCGTTGTGCGGGTGGATGGACAGGCACACGTACTGTCGGCGGGACAGGTTGCGGCTCATCCACTCGAAGCGGTCGGCGTGCGTGGAGGGCGTCGAGCGCTCCACGGTCGCGGGCAGGTTCAGGATGATCTCGCGGTCGGCGCCGGGCTGCCAGACGTCCATGACGCCCTCGCAGACCTCCAGGGCGAAGTCCAGCTCGGTGTCGGTGAAGATCTCCGGGCTGTACTGGTAGCCGAAGACCGTCTCCGGGCCCAGGATCTTGTCCGCGTACTCCATGACCAGGCGCGTGCCGTCGACGGCGATCTGCTTGACCTGGTCGCGCGAGCCCCGGAAGACGACCTCGCGCCAGACCGGCGCGGTCGCGTTGTACAGGTGCACCGTGGCGCGCTTGGCGCCCTTCAGGGACTGGACGGTGCGCTCGATCAGCTCCTCGCGGGCCTGCGTGAGCACCGAGATCGTCACGTCGTCGGGGATGGCGCCCTCGTCCTCGACGATCGAGCGTACGAAGTCGAAGTCGGTCTGCCCGGAGGAGGGGAACCCGACCTCGATCTCCTTGTAGCCCATCTTGACCAGCAGGTCGAACATCGCGCGCTTGCGGGCCGGGGACATCGGGTCGATCAGCGCCTGGTTGCCGTCGCGCAGGTCCGTGGACAGCCACCGGGGCGCCACGGTGATGCGCTGGTCGGGCCAGGTGCGGTCGGGCAGGTCCACCTGCTCGTACTGGCCGTACTTGTGGATCGGCAGGGCGGAGGGACGTTGGAAGTTCGGCATGGTGTGCGGGGCTCCTCGGTGAGTCCTTCTGGACGGCCGACGGTCTTGCGCAGCACCGAACTCCGCGGGGAGGGGGTCGGCCTCGACTACAGGCCCTCGCCGCGGCAGCTAAGAAGAAGCAGCCCGTAACGCATGATGCTCAGCAGCCTAACCGAGCCTCCGCCGATACGGCGTCCCGTATCAGTATGCGGGACCTGTATCGGTGCTCCGCGGCCATTCCAGCCGCTCCGGCGGCCGAGGACGAGTGCGGGGGGCGTTAAAGAGGGGGGAGCGCACGCCGGGCCTTAGCAGCCGGAGCCTCCGGGCGGGCCCCGTATCCCGGTATTTCACCAATCATGGTGGCAGCTAGTGACAGCGGCATGACCCAGTGCCACATTGCCACGCATGACCGCCAACCCAACGGGGAACCCGGAGAGGTTCGAACCCGTTTTCTGCACCATCGTGCCGCCGTTCGTCCTGGACACGCTCGCCCAGAACCAGGACCCCGCCCTCGCGGGACCGGCCCGCCGCACCCTCCAGCGGGACGCCTTCGAGCGCACCCAGCGCCGCCTGACGACCGTCATCGGCGCCCCGTCCGTCGCCGCGCCCAAGGGCGCGGAGGAGGGCAAGCCGCACCGCACCGTCCACGACGCCAAACACCGCACCGAGCTGCCCGGCCGCAAGGTGCGCGGCGAGGGCGACAAGCCCGGCAAGGACGCGACCGTCAACCGCGCCTACGACGGCCTCGGCGCGACCTTCGAGGTGTTCTTCAAGCACTTCGAGCGCGACTCGATCGACGGCGGCGGCCTGCCGCTGAACGCCACCGTGCACTACGGCGAGGACTACGGGAACGCCTTCTGGAACGGCGAGCAGATGGTGTTCGGCGACGGGGACAGGGAGATCTTCCTCGACTTCACCATCCCCGTGGACGTGATCGGCCACGAGCTGACCCACGGCGTGGTCCAGTACACCGCCAACCTCACCTACTTCGGCCAGCCCGGCGCCCTGAACGAGTCCATGGCGGACGTCTTCGGCTCGCTGATCAAGCAGTACACCCTCGGCCAGACCGCCGCCGAGGCCGACTGGCTGATCGGCGCGGGCCTGCTCGCCGAGCGCGTCACCGGCACCGCCCTGCGCTCCATGAAGGCCCCGGGCACCGCGTACGACGACGACGTCCTCGGCAAGGACCCGCAGCCCGCCACCATGGACGGCTTCGTCCGCACCGGCCGCGACAACGGCGGCGTGCACATCAACTCCGGCATCCCGAACCACGCCTTCTACCTGCTCGCCCAGGCCCTCGGCGGGCACTCCTGGGAGCGGGCGGGACAGATCTGGTACGCCGTCCTGACCGGCGGCGAACTGGCCCAGGACGCGTCCTTCGCGGACTTCGCCAAACTGACGGTCGCCGCGGCCCGCGCCAAGTACGGCGACGGCGAGGAGCTCAAGGCCGTCCTGGACGCGTGGGCGCAGGTGAAGGTGGTCGCCACCTGATCCGGCCGGAAGCCGTCGGGCCCGCCGGGGCCGCCTGGCGGGGCGCCCGGGCCTGGAGTAGACAGGACCCATGCGTATCCAGGTGAAGCGCACCGGAGGTTTCGGGGGCATCGAGCGGCACGCGGAGGTGGACACCACCGCGCGCGTGGACGCCCAGGAGTGGCACGCCCTGGCCGAGCGGGCCGTCGCCGACGGCCGGGGCGAGCCACCGATCGGCGTGCCCGACGGCTTCAGCTACCAGATCACCGTCGACGGACGCACCGTGTACTGCGCGGACCCGCGGCTGACCGAGGACCAGCGCCAGCTGATCACCCGGGTCCTGAAGGAGGGCGCGTAGGCGGCGCACGGCCACCGCAACGCCCTTTGCCCGCACGGGCGTTGACTTCCGTTCCGGCCGGTGCGGATGATCCCGCGCATGGCGACCATCCCCCCGGGCCCCCGTGCCCCGCTGCCCCCGTTCCCGCGCGACTTCCTGTGGGGCGTGGCCACCTCGGCCCACCAGATCGAGGGCGCCGCCGACGAGCGCGGCCCCTCGGTGTGGGACGCCTTCACGGCCCTGCCGGGGAACGTGAAGGACGGCACCACGGCCGCCGTGGCCTGCGACCACGTGCGCCGCTACCGCGAGGACGTGGCGCTCGTCCGCGACCTGGGCGTCGGCGCGTACCGCTTCTCGGTGTCCTGGCCGCGCGTGCTGCCCACCGGCACGGGCGCCGTCAGCGAGCGGGGCCTGGACTTCTACGACCGGCTCGTCGACGAGCTGTGCGCGGCGGGCGTGCGGCCCGTGCCGACGCTCTTCCACTGGGACACGCCGCTGGCCGTGGAGGAGGCGGGCGGCTGGCTGGCCCGCGCGACGGCCGAGCGCTTCGCGGAGTACGCGGCCGTGGTCGCGGCCCGCATCGGCGACCGCGTACCCAAGTGGATCACCCTGAACGAACCCGCCGAGCACACCCTGCTCGGCCACGCCCTCGGCCAGCACGCGCCCGGCAAGCGGCTGCTCTTCGACGCCCTGCCCGCGGCCCACCACCAGCTCCTCGGCCACGGCCTCGCGGTGCGGGCGCTGCGCGCGGCGGGCGCCCGGGACGTGGGCATCGCGAACTCGCACGGCCCCACCTGGCCCGCCTCCGAGAGCCCCGCCGACCGCGAGGCCGCCGACTTCTACGACGTCCTGCTCAACCGGCTCTTCTCCGACCCGCTGCTCCTGGGCCGCTACCCCGAGGTCGTCATGGAGCTGCTCGCCGCCGACGTACCGGACCTCGCGGCGGACCTGGCGGTGATCGCCGAGCCGCTCGACTGGTACGGCGTGAACTTCTACCAGCCCACGAAGGTGGGCGCCCCCGCCGAGCACGCCACGCGGTTCTCCGGCGTGACGCTGCCGCCGCAGCTGCCCTTCGCGCCCCGCGAGATCACCGGGCACCCCCTGACGGACTTCGGCTGGCCGGTGGTCCCCGAGGCCCTCACCGAGCTGCTCCTGACCCTGCGCGAGCGGTACGGCGACCGGCTCCCGCCCCTGGTCATCACCGAGAACGGCTGCTCCTACGACGGCCTGGACGACCAGGACCGCATCGCGTACCTGGACGGCCACCTGCGGGCCCTGCACCGGGCGATGACGGCCGGGGTCGACGTCCGGGGCTACTTCGTCTGGTCGCTCCTGGACAACTTCGAGTGGGCGGAGGGCTACCGCCGGCGCTTCGGCCTGGTCCACGTCGACCACGCCACGCAGCAGCGCACCCCGAAGGCGTCCTACCACTGGCTCGGAGCGGCCCTGGCCCGGCTGCGGACCGGCCCGGGTGCTCCCTGAGGAGGCCCCTCAGAAGCCCAGGCGGCGGAGCTGCTTGGGGTCGCGCTGCCAGTCCTTGGCCACCTTCACGTGCAGGTCGAGGAAGACCGGTGTGCCGAGCAGCGCCTCGATCTGCTTGCGGGACTTGATGCCCACGTCCTTGAGCCGCTTGCCCTTGGGGCCGATGATGATGCCCTTCTGGCTGGACCGCTCGATGAACACGTTGGCGTGGATGTCCAGCAGGGGCTTGTCGGCGGGGCGGCCCTCGCGGGGCAGCATCTCCTCGACCACCACGGCGATGGAGTGCGGCAGCTCGTCCCGCACGCCCTCCAGGGCCGCCTCGCGGATCAGCTCGGCCACCATGACCTGCTCGGGCTCGTCCGTGAGGTCGCCCTCGGGGTAGAGCGCGGGGCCCTCGGGCAGCAGCGGCACCAGGAGGTCGGCGAGCAGGTCCACCTGCTTCTCGCCGACGGCGGAGACCGGCACGATCTCCTGCCACTGGAAGCCGAGCTCCTTGGCGAGCTGGTCGATCGCGATGAGCTGCTCGGCGAGCGCCTTGCTGTCGACCAGGTCGGTCTTGGTGACGATGGCGACCTTGGGCGCCTTCTTGATCGACGCCAGCTCCTTGGCGATGAACCGGTCGCCGGGCCCGATCTTCTGGTCCGCGGGCAGACAGAAGCCGATCACGTCGACCTCGGCCCAGGTGGTGCGGACCACGTCGTTGAGCCGCTCGCCGAGGAGCGTGCGCGGCTTGTGCAGGCCCGGGGTGTCGACGAGGATCAGCTGCGCGTCGGGGCGGTGCACGATGCCGCGCACCGTGTGCCGGGTGGTCTGCGGCCGGTTCGAGGTGATGGCCACCTTCTTGCCGACCAGAGCGTTCGTCAGGGTCGACTTGCCCGCGTTCGGGCGGCCGACGAAGCAGGCGAAACCCGCACGGTGGTCGCTCCGCCGGGTCGGCTGGGGGGTCTGGGTTCGCACGCTCATGCCGCCATTCTCCCTGATCTTTTCCGCCCGGGTCGCCTCGGACCGCGCCTTCCCCCACCCGCCCGCCCTTCCATCGCGCTGCGCGCTCGTCCTCAAACGCCGGACGGGCTGGACAGTGCCACTGCGGGCGCGTCCTGTCTGCGGGCCGGCACTGGACCGCGGTCCGCGGACGAGACGCGGCCCGCACCGGAGACTTTCAGCCCGTCCGGCGTTTGAGGACGAGGCGCGGAGCGCCGATAAGGGCGGGAGCCCGGGGGCGGCAGCCCCCGGTTCGGGAAGGGGCGGGCCCGGGGCGCGCCGCGAGGGGTCAGGCCTGCGCGGTCAGCCGGAGCGCCCCGTCGGGCCCCGCCAGGAACACCGGGGTGCCCGCCCCGCCCAGGTCCCGCACCGCGGCCAGGTCGGCGTCCGCGAGGGCCTGCGCCCCGGAGACGACGGCCGCCGCCTCCAGGGACTCCGCCCCGGACGCCACGGCCATCGCCACGGCCGTACGCAGCGCGGACAGCTCCAGGGACGCGAGAGCGACCGTCCCGGCGACGTACGTGCGCCCGGTCCCGTCCCGTACGGCCGCGCCCTCCGGCACGCCGTTGCGGGCCCGCGCCGAACGCGCGAGGGTGACGATCTTCTGGTCCTCGGGGCCGAGGTCGGTGCGCTCAGTCATGGCACGAGCATAAGGAGACGGCCGCGGCCGCCGGGCACAGGCCCGCGGCTCAGCCGGCCACCCGGTACATGGCCCCGCGCCGCGCCTGGGGCGTGGCCAGCCACTCCAGCTTCGCCGCCGTGTCCGCGAGCGGCAGCGGCGTATGCATGACGATCGTCAGGTCGGGCCGCGCGGGCACCTTCAGGGCGGTCGACTCCACGTGCAGGAGGCCCGCGAGGGGATGGTCGATCTCCTTGTGGACGAGGCCCGCGGGGCGGATGTCCTGCCGCTCCCACAGCGCCGTGAACTCCTCGCCGACGGCGTGCAGCCGGGCGAGGAGCTCCTGGAAGCCCTCGTCGCCCGGGTTCTCGGAGCAGGCGGCGCGGAACTGCGCGACGAGCGTGGCCGCGTTCTCCTCCCAGCTGACGCTGCGCGAGCGGTACATGGGGTCCGTGAAGAAGTCGAGGATGCAGTTCTGCGTGGTCTCGGGGCGCATGCCGAGGACCATGGCGGCCGCGTCGTTGTAGACGACGCAGTTGTAGTAGCGGTCCATGATGTGCGCGGGGTACGGCATCCAGGTGTCGATGAGCCGCCGCAGGCCCTCGCTCATGTGCTCGGCGTCCCGCTCGGCCCGCGGCGCGGGCGGATTGAGGCCCGCGAGCACGTACAGATGGCGGCGCTCGGTGCCGGACAGCTTCAGGACGCGCGCCACGGAGTCCAGGACCTGCGGCGACACGGAGATGTCGCGGCCCTGCTCCAGCCACTGGTACCAGGACGCGCCGACACCGGCGAGCACGGCGACCTCCTCGCGTCTGAGCCCCGGTGTGCGCCGCCGCCCGCCCTCGGGGAGCCCGGCCTCCGCCGGGCTCACCCGGGCGCGCCTGCTCATCAGGAAGTCGCGCAGCTCCACTCGGCGACGGGCCTTCGCCCCGTCGGTCCGCTCCCCGGCCCCACTGGCCACCTGTTCCCCCGTCATCCGCCCGCCGATCTGCCTGGTGGTCGTACCACCAGCATAAGTTCCGGCTCCCCACGGCTATTCCGGCGGCCACAAGCTCGTGACCATGGCGACAGACACCTCCGTTCCCTCCCCCGCCGCAGTGGTCTCCCCCGTCGCGGACGCGCCCGCCGCGGCCGCGGGGCCCCCGAAGCTCTCCCCCCGCGACAAGCTCATCCTGTTCGTGCTGTGCGCCGCGCAGTTCATGGTGGCGCTGGACTTCTCCGTCCTGAACGTGGCGCTGCCCGTGCTCGGCGCGGACCTCGGCATGAGCCACACCGCGCTCCAGTGGGCCGTCACCGCCTTCGCGCTGCCGTCCGGCGGCTTCCTGCTGCTCTTCGGCCGCGTCGGCGACCTGTTCGGGCGGCGCAGGCTGTTCCTCGGCGGGCTCGCGCTGTTCGGCGCGGCCTCGCTGCTCGCCACCTTCGCCTGGGACCCGGCGTCGTTCCTGGCCGGGCGCGCGCTGCAGGGCGTGGGCGCCGCCGCGATCGTGCCGACCGGCATGTCGCTGCTCACCACGACGTTCCCGGAGGGCCCGCAGCGCGACCGGGCGCTCGGCATCTCCGGCACGCTCCTGTCCCTCGGCTTCACCGTCGGCATGGTGCTCGGCGGCGTCCTCACCGACACCCTCGGCTGGCGCTCCACGATGGGGCTGCTCACCCTCTTCGCGCTGATCGTGCTGCCGCTGGCGCCCGGCCTGCTTCCCGAGTCCCGCACGCCGCGGCGCCCGCGCCTGGACGTCCCCGGCGCGGTGACGGTCACCGGCGGTCTGCTCGCCCTGATCTACGCCCTGTCCACGGCCGCCGAGCGCGGCTTCGGCGGCACCGACGTGCTGGTCGGCCTGGTCGCGGGCGTCGCCCTGCTGGCCGCCTTCGGGTACGTCGAGACGCGCGCGGCGGCGCCGCTGGTGTCCCTGCCGATGCTGCGCCGCCGCACGGTGGCGTGGGGCAACATCGGCGGTCTCGTCACCTTCTCGATGATGTCGACGGTCGTCTTCGTCCTGACCCTCTACTTCCAGGACGTCCTGGACCTGTCCGCCTTCGAGACCGGCCTGGTCTTCGGCGTCCAGGGCGTGGTGTCGGTCTTCGCGGGCATGCGCGCGCCGAAGGTCATCGGCCGCTTCGGGCCGCGCCGCACGCTCGTCGGCTCGCTGCTCGGCCAGGGCGTGTTCGTGGCGGCGCTCCTCGCGATCGGGGAGGGCGCGTGGTCGGTGTGGCTCGCGACCGTGGCCGTGGCGGTGGCCAGCATGTTCCAC harbors:
- a CDS encoding protealysin inhibitor emfourin, producing MRIQVKRTGGFGGIERHAEVDTTARVDAQEWHALAERAVADGRGEPPIGVPDGFSYQITVDGRTVYCADPRLTEDQRQLITRVLKEGA
- the era gene encoding GTPase Era — encoded protein: MSVRTQTPQPTRRSDHRAGFACFVGRPNAGKSTLTNALVGKKVAITSNRPQTTRHTVRGIVHRPDAQLILVDTPGLHKPRTLLGERLNDVVRTTWAEVDVIGFCLPADQKIGPGDRFIAKELASIKKAPKVAIVTKTDLVDSKALAEQLIAIDQLAKELGFQWQEIVPVSAVGEKQVDLLADLLVPLLPEGPALYPEGDLTDEPEQVMVAELIREAALEGVRDELPHSIAVVVEEMLPREGRPADKPLLDIHANVFIERSSQKGIIIGPKGKRLKDVGIKSRKQIEALLGTPVFLDLHVKVAKDWQRDPKQLRRLGF
- a CDS encoding helix-turn-helix transcriptional regulator gives rise to the protein MTGEQVASGAGERTDGAKARRRVELRDFLMSRRARVSPAEAGLPEGGRRRTPGLRREEVAVLAGVGASWYQWLEQGRDISVSPQVLDSVARVLKLSGTERRHLYVLAGLNPPAPRAERDAEHMSEGLRRLIDTWMPYPAHIMDRYYNCVVYNDAAAMVLGMRPETTQNCILDFFTDPMYRSRSVSWEENAATLVAQFRAACSENPGDEGFQELLARLHAVGEEFTALWERQDIRPAGLVHKEIDHPLAGLLHVESTALKVPARPDLTIVMHTPLPLADTAAKLEWLATPQARRGAMYRVAG
- a CDS encoding GH1 family beta-glucosidase; this translates as MIPRMATIPPGPRAPLPPFPRDFLWGVATSAHQIEGAADERGPSVWDAFTALPGNVKDGTTAAVACDHVRRYREDVALVRDLGVGAYRFSVSWPRVLPTGTGAVSERGLDFYDRLVDELCAAGVRPVPTLFHWDTPLAVEEAGGWLARATAERFAEYAAVVAARIGDRVPKWITLNEPAEHTLLGHALGQHAPGKRLLFDALPAAHHQLLGHGLAVRALRAAGARDVGIANSHGPTWPASESPADREAADFYDVLLNRLFSDPLLLGRYPEVVMELLAADVPDLAADLAVIAEPLDWYGVNFYQPTKVGAPAEHATRFSGVTLPPQLPFAPREITGHPLTDFGWPVVPEALTELLLTLRERYGDRLPPLVITENGCSYDGLDDQDRIAYLDGHLRALHRAMTAGVDVRGYFVWSLLDNFEWAEGYRRRFGLVHVDHATQQRTPKASYHWLGAALARLRTGPGAP
- a CDS encoding MFS transporter produces the protein MATDTSVPSPAAVVSPVADAPAAAAGPPKLSPRDKLILFVLCAAQFMVALDFSVLNVALPVLGADLGMSHTALQWAVTAFALPSGGFLLLFGRVGDLFGRRRLFLGGLALFGAASLLATFAWDPASFLAGRALQGVGAAAIVPTGMSLLTTTFPEGPQRDRALGISGTLLSLGFTVGMVLGGVLTDTLGWRSTMGLLTLFALIVLPLAPGLLPESRTPRRPRLDVPGAVTVTGGLLALIYALSTAAERGFGGTDVLVGLVAGVALLAAFGYVETRAAAPLVSLPMLRRRTVAWGNIGGLVTFSMMSTVVFVLTLYFQDVLDLSAFETGLVFGVQGVVSVFAGMRAPKVIGRFGPRRTLVGSLLGQGVFVAALLAIGEGAWSVWLATVAVAVASMFHLGAIVSYGVTVTSGVPDEEQGLATGLVTSTQQVGITIGIPLLGVLATTGDDTLTGTHTVLAIDAAIVLVTAALLARALLRRR
- a CDS encoding M4 family metallopeptidase, translated to MTANPTGNPERFEPVFCTIVPPFVLDTLAQNQDPALAGPARRTLQRDAFERTQRRLTTVIGAPSVAAPKGAEEGKPHRTVHDAKHRTELPGRKVRGEGDKPGKDATVNRAYDGLGATFEVFFKHFERDSIDGGGLPLNATVHYGEDYGNAFWNGEQMVFGDGDREIFLDFTIPVDVIGHELTHGVVQYTANLTYFGQPGALNESMADVFGSLIKQYTLGQTAAEADWLIGAGLLAERVTGTALRSMKAPGTAYDDDVLGKDPQPATMDGFVRTGRDNGGVHINSGIPNHAFYLLAQALGGHSWERAGQIWYAVLTGGELAQDASFADFAKLTVAAARAKYGDGEELKAVLDAWAQVKVVAT
- a CDS encoding TerB family tellurite resistance protein — protein: MARVRRLIGTRTAWTTVCDGEFFCPGCGGDRNYQRRSGHRRFVLLGVPLLSRGRTGPVVECAACQDHFGLDALDHPTTIRLAAMLREAVHTVVIAVLTTGGAASRGTLDAAVATLRGAGFDDCTEERVVALVNALAADTGRPGAPDCAPGLAIELHEALGPLAPHLAPAGREALLLKGARIALADGPYTPAERDVLATAGCALTIGTDDVARLMAAAQRTPS
- a CDS encoding MMPL family transporter is translated as MGAATTTKRRRTRAVPWVLLGIWVAVMALAGPFAGKLGDVQHDRAVDYLPSSADSTQVARIQERLPGGESTELVLVYHRDGGLEPADRALADRQVKEVDRELDLVATPTGVASKDGATLMYPVASTAPGTDEEKRDAFVNDVRDVVKGGGGLSVDVGGSGALATDAGEVYQSLDGPLLYTTVAVVAVLLVLIYRSPFLWLVPLVVAGVANVLSMGVAYGLNQAFGTSVSGQSSGIMTILVFGAGTDYALLIVSRYREELRRVQRPYDAMAAALRGCGPAVLASSGTVAVGLLCLLAADLNSSRGMGPLGAVGVLCALVAMLTLLPALLVVLGRRVFWPLVPAFGSEPGKRRSLFASMGSSAGRRPLVVLASGAVLLGALALGAFNLPGNLKQEDSFTSKPDSIAAMETLAAAYPERGTQPINVIVPTAEAGELLGRARSVAGVDSVTRGRTAAKWTELSVVAKAPPQTAAETATIEALRDELDPRGAYVGGPSAEQLDLKDTNARDRLVVVPIVLAAVLLILVALLRSLVAPLLLLLAVVAVWGASLGIAGLVFEPLFGFEGTDPGLGLLSFVFLVALGVDYGIFLMHRMREECLAGAETGAAALTALRTTGGVIASAGLVLAATFSVLVNMPLVQLVELGFVIAVGVLLDTFLVRTYLVTSASLALGRKVWWPGPLSRRPAAPAAPEREEPELTAAR
- a CDS encoding cytidine deaminase is translated as MTERTDLGPEDQKIVTLARSARARNGVPEGAAVRDGTGRTYVAGTVALASLELSALRTAVAMAVASGAESLEAAAVVSGAQALADADLAAVRDLGGAGTPVFLAGPDGALRLTAQA
- the leuA gene encoding 2-isopropylmalate synthase codes for the protein MPNFQRPSALPIHKYGQYEQVDLPDRTWPDQRITVAPRWLSTDLRDGNQALIDPMSPARKRAMFDLLVKMGYKEIEVGFPSSGQTDFDFVRSIVEDEGAIPDDVTISVLTQAREELIERTVQSLKGAKRATVHLYNATAPVWREVVFRGSRDQVKQIAVDGTRLVMEYADKILGPETVFGYQYSPEIFTDTELDFALEVCEGVMDVWQPGADREIILNLPATVERSTPSTHADRFEWMSRNLSRRQYVCLSIHPHNDRGTAIAAAELAVMAGGDRVEGCLFGQGERTGNVDLVALGMNLFSQGIDPQIDFSDIDEIRRVYEYCTQMEVHPRHPYAGDLVYTAFSGSHQDAIKKGFDAMEARAAAAGKTVDDIEWAVPYLPIDPKDVGRSYEAVIRVNSQSGKGGIAYVLKNDHKLDLPRRMQIEFSKIIQAKTDAEGGEVSPDAIWSVFQDEYLPNAENPWGRIQLRASQTTMGEDGADTLTVGAIVDGDSTVLTGTGNGPISAFFAALQSIGIDARLLDYQEHTMSAEASAQAASYIECVVGDKVLWGVGIDANTTRASLKAVVSAVNRAAR